The following is a genomic window from Xenopus laevis strain J_2021 chromosome 2L, Xenopus_laevis_v10.1, whole genome shotgun sequence.
TTGAACCAAAGTATTACTGATCAGGAAATATTAGATGCCATAGCGGCTCTCCCGCCGGGGAAACTCCCGGGTTGGACGGCCTCCCGTCAGAATGGTACGGTGTGCATGGTTCAGTATTAATGCCTAGGCTAAAGGAATTGTATAATGCGATACTTCGGGGGGAGGCCCTGCCGAGTTCCATGGAAGAAACATTAATTACGCTACTCCTTAAAAGACCCACTACAATGCTCTTCGTTCAGACACATTTCCCTAATAAATGTGGATGCCAAGATCTTGGCAAAGATTTTATCCAAACGCCTTAATCAAGTGATACGTAAACTAATCTCCCCTGATCAAACTGGATTCATAAAGGGCTGCTCCACTGATATCAACTTCAGACGCCTCTATATTTACATCACGGCAAAGCACTCTAACTCGGGCACCCGTGTGGTGGCAGCTCTAGATAATGAAAAGGCGTTTGATTCAGTGGAGTGGAATATTTATGGGCAGTGATCAAGCAAATGGGCATTGGACAAAACTTTCTAAAATGGGTACAAGCCCTTTATTGCAACCCTTGGGCTAAAGtcaaaacaaatcaaaatgtgTCTTCATCTTTTAAAATAGTCTGGGGCACtcggcagggctgccccctctcatCACTGTTATTCACTCTAGCGATGGAGCCACTGGCAATACGGGTCAAAGAGAATTTTGATATAGTTGGGCTGCATGTTGGTCACCATGTGGAAAAAATTGCAATGTATGCGGACGATACTCTGCTGTTTCTGGAAAATCCGTATAAGGCCATAGACACAATAAATGAACACTGTCTTTTCAGGTCTTAAAATAAATTGGGCTAAGCCTAATATTTTCCTGATAGATCAATTCACCCCGGACCAATCCCGAATTCAGACCAATATCACCTGGGTTACTGAATTTAAGTATCTGGGCATTAAAATACATAGGGATTTGGATACATTTATAGAGCTAAATTTAACCTCTGTCCTCACCAATCTTGAAGCTAAAACCAAAGCTTTGTCTCAACTACAACTAACGGTCCTAAGGaaaataaacttatttaaaatgttgcTCCTGCCgaaatttaattatatatttcgTCAATCACCAATTTCTATTCTGAACACTCTCTTTAAAAAGATAGATTCATTACTTACATCTCTCTATTGGACGAATACCCGACCCAGAGTTTCCCTAGATACCCTCCAATTGCCTGTGGACGCTGGGGGGCTGGCTGACcctagtatatatacagtatatacagatactACTTATCAGCCAAATTGGTCACTATTTGGTGGTGGACCTACCCAACAGCTTCTAACTCAGCCACCATACTGGAATCTCACATAGTCGGATCTTCTGAGGCATTAAAAAATGTACTATATAGAGGAATAGGAGTCAACAAAAATCTTATGGAAATAATAAAAGCTACTGTGACTGATTGGAGGAAGGCCCAGAAATATGCAATCAGAGACCCAAACTACTGTTCTTCTTTTTCTCCTCTATGGTTTAACCCTAAACTCCCACATATTAAAACTATCCCTGATCCTCAGCTCTGGGCACACTATCACATAAAATATATCGGGGATGTGATTGATCAGGGCAAGATCCTGACATTCGAGGACATCAAGCTCAAATTTAGCCTCCCAAACAAAATTCTATTTCGCTACCTTCAACTACGGCATGCCATTACTGCCCAATTCCCATATGCTAGCATTGATATGAGTCCTACACGACTAGAAGAGTTTATCCACACCTTTGGTTTAGTGAAGCCCTTATCTCAGTTCTACAAACTAATTAGTCTACCTGCATCACCAATACTGCCCAAGTAATATGTCAAATGGGTTCAGGATATTCCAACTCTAACAATTCAAATATGGGAGGAGGTTTTAGAATCAATTTATGAGTCTCTAATTAACGTACGAGATAAAATGGTACAATTCAGGTACCTTCACAGGACATATCTTACCCTACATAGGCTACATGTAATAACACACACTATTCCAGATGTATGTCCTAAATGTAGTTATTCCCCGCTACCTTTATACACATGGGATGGTCCTGTCAGCATAtacaaaacttctggaaagaggtCCTAGAGGAATGCTCGGATGTATCCTCCACTCATATTCCAATGGAACCACTACCTATTCTTCTCAACCAGGTGGAAATGATATCTCCTCCTCGTAAAATCAGAAGTCTTATAACGGCTTTACTGATTTATGCAAGAAAAATTATAGCAATTAGCTGGAAATCGTCACTAGCACCAACAAAAGGACAGTGGGTTAATATGGTAAACAACAATGTTCCACTATACAGGCTGACATATTTACAAAGGGGATGCCCAAACAAATTTGACTCTATATGGGAAACATGGTTGGATACATTTTTACCATCCAGAAAGCAGGATGTAAGTACTTAAGGCAAAAGGATTAGCATAATAAGGTACACAAAGTGAACTAAGGTTAGCAGATAAAAGAAAGTATTCTTCAAATTAGAAGAACTCTCGGGTAATCACTTAGTTATTTAAGTTAGATCACTGGACAATTTTAAAGATGTGCataaccagggccggactgggagtaaaaagcagccctggcaaaaaaaatcaaagcagcccacaaatGCGTGCTAGTCTTttacctatacacacacacatatatatatataatatccttatcatttacagtcgggggtacattatcccttataatacatgagtaatactcagagttccctgtttaactcagcctgcagccttgtgcctttatacggtcacagaacaacccctcagtgacttctaatatccttatcatttacagtagggggtacattatcccttataatacatgagtgatactcagaattccctgtataactcagcctgcagccttgtgcctttatatggtcacagaacaacccctcagtgacttctaatatccttatatatacctCCCATCCCCCATATACactctgtgctgcacttacctaCACTATCCCCTGATATTTACCTCCCATATACACCCACATATACAGCAAGCAATAGGACAGTTTCCTGCCTCAATACCCTGTAATGTGACAGTTAATTTTAAAACAGCAGAATAGGGAACAATGCTATTGTCTTCTGTCTCTACTCCCCTGAAACAGTTAATTATAAACAGCAGCAAGCATAACCAACAATACCATCTGTCCTGTGTCCTTAAAGCCCCCCCCTTTCCAGCAGCCAGTATGCCTAGAGAATTTACGATCCTTCTTGTGACCCACGTTAACTTTAAACAGCAGCCTTCCAATAAGAGTGTGCACTTCTCCAGAGCAGCAGAGAACAGGCGCTCAGTGCAGGCCAATCCTCCCACATTCTTTTATTGAGAGACGTGCACACTCTTACCTGTCCCGTgctgtttaaagttaaatggTACAGCAGACCAAAGCCACAAGACGGATCATAATGTATTGCTGATTAAAAGATTCATGCTATTAGAATGAAGTTTAGGTCAGCGCTGCTGCACTGCTCCTACATGAATATGTTTACCTTTGAAGAGTAGAGCGCTGCTCGCTCAAACACAAGCAGGTCATCAATCTGGTAGGAGGTGGGCTGGGCTAATTGCAAGGGCAGGCATCAGGAGAATGCACGCTCCTGCGTGCACTCTTAGCATATAATCAGAAGAGGCTGCCCACAGATCTTCTTCCAGTCTCCGCCCTCGTGGCTCAGCCCTCCCCCTGTCCTAAAATGCTTGCCGTAAACCTAAAGTAGACGGCAGGCATTTTTTCTAAAGTAAGCACCGCATCTAATAAGGAAGAGTGTGGCCCACTTCAACACAGaatagagcggcccctcgggcatttgcccgaattgatacattaccagtccgggcctgtgcatAACAGTAAGGGCTCTTAAATATCACAGGGACTAGCAACCTGGTTTAAATGTATACTTGTCTGACAATATGACGCTACTGTATAAAGGAATACAAAGGACAATGCTTAGATTGTTAAGACTTGATTATATACAACTGTATGCACAtttgaaattcaataaaaaacaattgttaaaaaaaaacaaaaaaaaaacttctatccAAAAGGTCAAAGTTACAATTAGTAACTGAATTTACAAGGATGTTAGCCTTTGTCAAAAGCAATTATTTTCTAATTGAACTTCTTCAAAATGAGAGAAAATGCTGTTATACACGGACACATTAAGACTTATGCAGTCATACCACAAACCAGTATTTGGCAGCTGGTGTAATGGCTGTATCAAAGTTGTATGATTAAATCAAGATCTACCAGTCACACACAGATTTAATCGTCCACTGTAAGGTCATGAAATTCTGTGTATTGGCTCATGGCAAACTGCTCCTATATCAAAGGCCAAGCTATGACACACATCAGTAAATATGTTTCACAGTTGCAAACCATGAGCACTCTGGTATGGAGGTATGTAGCAGCTTTCCATTACTACTTCTTTCATCTAAAAGGATTGAGAAGGAACACTTTGCTACAACTTTGGCTACATACCACAACAAGAAAACTTGGGAAGCCCAGTGTCCAGGCCTAGTGCATTTGTTAAGGTTGCAAGTATGGTAGTTCCACtcggatatacagtaaatgttgcAGATCGTGCGATATATAGAAGTACAGCAAAAAAGAGAGCTATTGTTCCATAacaatatctatagaaataagtgaTGTTTGAAGCACAGCAATTGCAATGTTAGTATTCATTGTTTATATGGGTGAGGCCTGGGTGAGAATCATTGCTCAAGCTGTGTATGTACCATGTTGTAGTATAGTCTCCCAGATCAAATAAATTATAGTAAATGAGACTACGTACTTTTCCCAGCTAATTTTGACAGAATTGAACCTCCTTGAGGGGGTGACCTATGAATGACAGGGAAAGACACACATCTCACAGTGATTCCAAGTGTTGTCTGgaccttgtttttattttagaattgattataatatagtgtataattataatatagtGGTGCTGTCTTTTTACATGTtactaaattactcaaaaaccacatataataaaaaatggaggATGGGGGAAATGGCACTTTATATCACTGTTCTACAGGAGCTGTTGTTGAAGTACAACTCCTTAGAAGTTGAGCAATAGCTGAAGGGCCATAGGCTTGACAGTTCCAAATTATATAAAGGGCATGGATTGTGTATCAGTGTGTCTGTGCATTTCTCTTTCAGCACTCTATACTTTATTTTTAGATACAGGAGCAGTTTGCAGATGACGTGAGTCATGACGTGAGCCTTGGGGAGTATGCTACATTGCACACACTGGGTGAGCTTTTTGTGTGTCACTCCTATTATTCTGGTTGTTACTTATCTGATCAACATCAGCCATGAAATATTTGCCCTGactccatatattgcaatatatgtgtgtgtgtgtgggggggggggcggggggttGGTCTGCCTATGGCCCTTCAGCATGTTGTTGAACTAGAAACCCCTGGCTcccactaaaaataaaaactggcttaCAATGGAACCTGGCCTTCCTGCTTGGCTAGTGGATCCTCTGTACTTTTGGCCTTGGTATGAAGGCATTTGGACTTGAAAAGAAATGTCTTGAAAAGAAATGTCACCAATGATTGCTAGCACAAccaatgtaaatgtgttaaatAATTTGTCagtgtttacatttaaatgtagcgatgtataaaaaattattatttgacaTTGTGTATTCTTGCTGGTACTGGTACAACTCTAAAAAAAGTGTGATTATTTTCCTTGTAGGGACAGAGAttgtggaaagaatgaaagaATGTTTAGCAAATTTACCAGAACCAATTCCATgcttagaggtaaaaaaaaatatatacttttttttttttttttttaaaaaatacttgatttctgtttgtctttttaacatttatcacttaaaggggacctatcacccgaaaaacatattccaaatcctatttaatcaAGTAATAAAAGATACAGTTTTGGCTTTTGAACTGTTCAGATGCCTACAGATGATTACAAAATGTTGTAAATCCCCTGAGCAGGTACCTTGTATTGTAAAATACCTGTCAAAGGCACACATATGCTAAATTTCATTACATCTAACATTAATGttagtaaattaatattttgaatatcaGCAATACCcttcaataaaaatgtgtttttgtatttgATTTCTTTCATGTTATTAAAGACTGAATATCATTTCTATATGTATAAAATTTACAGGACTATCTTGATACTTCAGGCTTATCAATGCTTTTTCCAAGGGTTGAAATATACATCATACATGAAAGGCCAGTTGATATGTTGGAAAAACCTCCAATGGATGGTAAGAGGAAGACCACttggtatgtaaaaaaaatatgctcaGGCAGAGAACGTTATATATCACTCTGCCCTGGAATAATAATTCAGaaggtttaaactgaaaagttATAATTTAGAAGgtttacagtaaaataatttatagaaTAATGAATTATAATGCAGTTctgtttctgttctttttttacacTGTAGAGCTTTCATGGCTGAAATTTAGGAAAGCATAGCAGCTCTTGATGCATAGAgggaaactaaaaaatatatctgCAGAGGAATTATAGACACAagtatattttttgtatagttgTGGAAAAAAGTTTGTAAAACCTGTAGAATTAACTATATTATCTATACCCTTTAaatgagacatataggataaatgaaaaaaccctaattttgtaggcagttgTGTATATGATATTTTGTTGGTTTTATATTGTGCTAAAaagtaatattatctttaaaaatggccctttatttgagctccctaTAAATGATCACTGGTCCCAGGTCCcagtttcaaatgagggatggacaagtcctaacggtccctgccagaagcacagtagttGGGGACagctaatcacagccctgcagtcacacaagcaaagacaggcttcagttccccatCAGGTTAGCCTAGCAAataattggttcctatcctacagtgcactATGGTGAgtgccaccggctcccctgcacagccagacaATTCAATggacaggaagtggaacagataggACTAGTacggtttttgcagaaatttatcaaaaaagaaaccagaaacacaactttttaaagcacatgccttctatatctaaaagtgGAAAATGCACTggtatattcttgttttttacataaaatgtctaaTTTAACTACTTAGTAAATAGGATATATGTTATTGGCAAAAATGTACAGAGgaccaacaatgttttttctacatttatgGGTTCCATTcagttgaaaggaaaaaaaaatcattgctggTGCCTGACAGTAAAAGGTATAagaaattattatttatgtaCCACCATCAACACCTGCAGCTCTTTACAGAGTAGGGAATACATACATAAgacttaacattttatttataaggaCAAACATTTCACCAGAATATACACACAGTTGCAATTGCATATTGTTAGGTGACAATAGGGGAGGGCCCTGCTCGCAAGAGCATACAATGTAAGAGGGAGAGAATTTAAGACATACGGTGAGGGGAACCAGTGTGATTGTAAAGTTTTTTAGGTTAGGATTCTGGGATAAGAGAATTCTAGTAATATTAGGATTATGATATAATGATACTGGCAAAAGTACCAGTACCTCTAATATTGTGTTTCTTCCTAGAATACTACATTCACATAGGAAAACTGAATCAGCTTTTGGTCCTTAGCCAGCAATTGGAAGATGATGTGAAGCACTTAGGAAGCCATAAATATGTTGCTCATCAGTTGTCAGTTCTCTACGTAAGTGCATAATTGTTGTTCTATTGATTATTGCTATGTTAAGTTTCAGTTCCATTCTTAAATGCTTGCTTGGCAATAGTCTACATGTACCTTCCTTAATTTCTGTGAAGCACCTTAACCCTCATGTGCAGATAACAGACACATCCTAATTTTAACATGGATGGATaattaaagaatttatttttacaaaagatTACTTATTACAATTTGGTTCTGTTAGCAGTGCAAGTGAATTTAATTACTGTTGTAATGGTTCAACAGATACATACACATTTCCTATGTATAACTGATTTCCGGTGTACCCTTTCCCGACTGACCATTCCACACTTGCTGCTTAAACATAGGTGATTTTTATTCTGCCCGGTGTGAATGggccttttttgtttcatttggggCCCTAttctataaaaaatagaaaactgaaaaataatttggcaTATGTTTCCAGTcctcacattttaatattttgtatattcaCGTTTTATATAACTTGTTCAATAGGGAATGtaatatacaaacaaaatacCATAAAATTGctattcacaatgtaatattcttcatgtatattttaatgcacatttttaagtCTTTCTTAAAGATGGTGGGGTTTTGGCACACATAACTTTTTAAGTAACTTTCTAAGGGGTTTTGGCTCATATAAGATAACTTATGTAAGAAGTATTATTAAATACACAGATCACTGTAGCAAACtacaacatttaaattttttatcactggaatctatatactgtatctatcatctatctatgtgtAAACcaccttattgcatcagcctacgCGGCTACTGGATCCTTGCATCCACTCAGCATATAGGCACACAGCTGACAAAATGGCTTGAGGCATAAGCAGACATGTTCTGGATTTTTCAACTCTTTGTTAAGGTGGGGTGCACTTGGCTGGAGCCCTGAATGACAGCAGGAATGTATATTGcaaggccaccagcccacctctCCCATAGATCTTAATGCACTGGGATTTAACATAACAAAAACAGTGATTGTATAGTGGATACAAGAATTACATAAAACAAATGGATATAGCAGCAGCACTGCAAGGCCACCAACCCACctacattacaacaggcagttaCTACTATATATCGCCAGAAACATATTACAGAATTTTTATAGCCTAGAAGCATATGGTATAAGGTAAAATACATGAAacatcaataaataataaaaattcctTTGCAGTGTGATGAGAAAATCCTGATCAGCTAACAGGGTGCTGTGGGTACAGTCAGACTGATTCCTTatacagcagccatcttgggatGCAACATGTGCCCTGTATGacttcattataaatatatagatccGGGAACGTACCAAACCCAGTCCtcgatttgtggcgaggccacaaaggcacaGGCCTATGGTGGCAAAATATTAACACAGCTCACTAGCAGCTCCCCAGCGATCCAGTGCTGGTGCACATGTGCGCTCACGGGGATGGGAGTATTCGGGCGACCGTGTGGCCAGGCGCCAGGACCATTCGACCTCGGGGCGCCTGCCCACTAAATCCGGCGCTGGCAGTATTCACAAGGGGGTTTAGGAAAAGCCCATTACCAAGATACAGTCTGGTAAATATTCTTGACTGATTCAGTGTCTGATATTAAACAAAGAGGTTTAACTTCtgtcaaaaataatttataaccTGGCATTGTCCTAATAAACAATAGAATAACACGTTTACATGTTGCAATACTTATTGTGTTACACATGTGTTTGGATTAGATGAAGAGAAAAAGAGCCTGCACTCTCTGAAGTCAAAGCAGTGatccaatatttttattgtaaagagGCTAGAGACTGAgagagctgaaactttagtcttcACAATAATGAAGTTTTAATGAAGTTCTGAGTGTGCAGACTCCTTTTGCTATTCCACTTATGTACTGGATCCAAGACATAAGTTCCATAATGCAGATGAGTGATAGAATATTTGACTGTTTTGTtgtctatatatgtgtataaatcaccatacatacatacagcaaTTTCCTTgaacagtaaaatatttaaaacatttcatattttataagttcggttacattttctttccattATGTGTCCcctggttttttgtttttttaaattaaaataatgaccTTTATTGCAAAGGAATTGGTGCATACATTTGATGGCACATGAACCTTCAGATTACTCTAAAGATAGTATTTATTGTACCTGTATTTTTGCTGCTTTAGAAAGTTCTCAGTTATTTCAGTGGATACCCATCTTTGGATCTTCCGAAGCGAGATATTGAAGCCAATTTTAAATTCGTGAAATCTGCTCTAGCTACAATTGATGGATCAAGACAAGAGCCTGTTTTACCTGCACAGCTTTTGACATGGTAAGAATAGACATAACTTCCTgtaaatattcagtaaaacaAGTGTTCTGTTTCACAAAGGAATGTTGCCAGCATAGGCTAAGCTTTCCATATAAAAGTACATCAGGTGCTTGGTAATGGGGGGATCTTCACCCCCTGACTTTGTCAATCCTACAAAGTTGACACACAAAGCTGAATTGCAGGCAAAACCTGCAAACTTTTGGGGGCACATTCATTCCTCAAGCATACGGATCTGTGCtaaatgcacaaaataaaaggaacacatacatatttgataaaaacaaatgataaagTTGTGTTTAACTGTGTAAATAATAGACTTTCTTCATGACCATGACTTTTAAGATGTTTATACTGGAGTGGGACTGTCATTgtttgaattgtgaatttttgCTAAGAACCTCAGGGGTTATagtatattattgtttttattaaatatgtaaatgtgttttttttttggtgcactTAGCATAATGTGCAAAGTTTAGTGGACAAACTCCTTCCTCCAGCATATAGTAATGAGCCTAGAGTCTACTACTGGTTTAAActcattttactgtatttttccaTTGCAGGCTCCTGGAATTGACACAAACAATTATTACTACAGTATCCTCACTCCCTGAAGAACTGACTGGGGAAATAATGCCAGTGCTGGCATATTCTTTATTGCAGTGATTTTTGTCAGACAACaaaaagaaacagtgcatataTACTGGCTCCAATACACTTAACGAGATACTTATGCCTTAGTACCGACTAGTAACAGTCGTCTCTCCACGAACACAACCCTGTgacaataatataaatgtatatataacataTGTTGGCtcattttgtgaatgtttattGGGGTCATATGTTCTTTTGTCAGAAGACATATTCCTGTCTCTGAATAAGTGCCATGCTATTCCCATGGTAAAGAAGGAGAAGAATAGCTTTCTTAtaaaggtattggatccattatacggaaaccctttattcaaaaatctccgaattacagaaagactttctcccaaagactccattttatccaattaatccagatttttaaaaattatttcctgttttagtaataaaaccgtaccttgtacttgatcaaaactaagatataattaatccttattggaagcaaaaccagcctattgggtttatttaatgtttatataattttctagtatacttatggattgaagatccaaatcacggaagcattagttatccagaaaactccaggtcccaagcattctggataacaggtcccatacctgtaattccttTAACAAGATATTATATTTCACAAGATATAATATTCCATCCgcaagatattattattattagacttGTTAAACTAATTTAATTGTGCAAATTCTAAGCTATGGTTAAATGAGTTGACAAGCTTGTAAACACATAATGAAATTCAtcacactaaagggcagatttatgaaatgaTTGCAGATACGAGTACTTTTCTTCAATTAATTGCACTGGCTTGCTGCTGAATGGGAATTTTTTGAAAActgagcattttttttccatgagctGATTTTTTGAAAGTTAAACAGCTCAACTGGTTTTAGGtgg
Proteins encoded in this region:
- the LOC108708443 gene encoding uncharacterized protein LOC108708443, with the protein product MAAVSQSQPVRQPCIYHSCYKVVINLKKPLQPIQMNSKQVALEMFSLCSQLDVLIKGEVKQIQEQFADDVSHDVSLGEYATLHTLGTEIVERMKECLANLPEPIPCLEDYLDTSGLSMLFPRVEIYIIHERPVDMLEKPPMDEYYIHIGKLNQLLVLSQQLEDDVKHLGSHKYVAHQLSVLYKVLSYFSGYPSLDLPKRDIEANFKFVKSALATIDGSRQEPVLPAQLLTWLLELTQTIITTVSSLPEELTGEIMPVLAYSLLQ